Proteins from a single region of Starkeya sp. ORNL1:
- a CDS encoding amino acid ABC transporter permease: MADIAQPVPLRTGTSFVNDPRVRSIVLQVVALALVIFLGWMFFDNVRDNLAAQRIATGFGFFDKTAGFGINQTLISYSETSTYGRAFLVGLLNTLLVAVVGIFFATIIGFLVGIGRLSKNFVVRLLSTVYVEVLRNLPPLFQILFWYLAVLSAMPNPRQSISIFGEAFVSNRGIIVPRPLFGEGTGLVLWAFGLGLLLTILLSGLSASRREETGRGLRMLPIGLGLLVGLPLLAMVYTGFPISFERPELKGFNFVGGVRVIPEFVALTVALSTYTAAFIAENVRSGIQSVSHGQTEAANSLGLRSGPTLRLVVIPQAMRVIIPPLTSQYLNLTKNSSLAVGIGYPDLVAVFAGTSLNQTGQAIEIIAVTMGVYLAISIFTSVIMNAYNKRVALVER, translated from the coding sequence ATGGCAGACATAGCTCAACCCGTTCCGCTCCGGACGGGGACGTCGTTCGTAAACGATCCGCGCGTGCGCAGCATCGTGCTGCAGGTGGTGGCACTGGCCCTGGTCATCTTCCTAGGCTGGATGTTCTTCGACAATGTCCGCGACAACCTTGCCGCGCAGCGCATCGCCACCGGCTTTGGCTTCTTCGACAAGACCGCCGGCTTCGGCATCAACCAGACCCTGATCTCCTACAGCGAGACCTCGACCTATGGCCGCGCCTTCCTGGTCGGCCTGCTGAACACCCTGCTGGTCGCCGTGGTCGGCATCTTCTTCGCCACCATCATCGGCTTCCTGGTCGGCATCGGGCGGCTTTCCAAGAACTTCGTGGTGCGGCTGCTCTCGACCGTCTATGTCGAGGTGCTGCGCAATCTGCCGCCGCTGTTCCAGATCCTGTTCTGGTACCTCGCCGTGCTGAGCGCGATGCCCAATCCGCGCCAGAGCATCAGCATCTTCGGCGAGGCGTTCGTGTCCAATCGCGGCATCATCGTGCCGCGCCCGCTGTTCGGCGAGGGCACCGGCCTCGTACTCTGGGCGTTCGGCCTCGGCCTGCTGCTCACCATCCTGCTGTCCGGCCTGTCGGCGAGCCGGCGCGAGGAAACCGGTCGCGGCCTGCGCATGCTGCCGATCGGCCTCGGTTTGCTGGTCGGCCTGCCGCTGCTGGCGATGGTCTATACCGGCTTTCCCATCAGCTTCGAGCGCCCCGAGCTGAAGGGCTTCAACTTCGTCGGCGGGGTGCGGGTGATCCCGGAATTCGTCGCGCTCACCGTGGCGCTCTCCACCTATACGGCGGCCTTCATCGCCGAGAATGTGCGCTCCGGCATCCAGTCGGTGAGCCATGGCCAGACCGAGGCGGCGAACTCGCTCGGCCTGCGCTCCGGCCCGACCTTGCGCCTCGTGGTCATTCCGCAGGCGATGCGGGTGATCATCCCGCCGCTGACCAGCCAGTATCTCAACCTCACCAAGAACTCCTCGCTGGCGGTCGGCATCGGCTATCCCGATCTGGTCGCGGTGTTCGCCGGCACCTCGCTCAACCAGACCGGCCAGGCGATCGAGATCATCGCCGTCACCATGGGCGTCTATCTCGCCATCTCGATCTTCACCTCCGTCATCATGAACGCCTACAACAAGCGCGTCGCGCTGGTCGAACGGTGA
- a CDS encoding amino acid ABC transporter substrate-binding protein — protein MKRLLSTLALAGAFGLVAAGAQAAKLDQIKSKGFVTCGVSQGLPGFSTPDDKGNWTGMDVDLCRAVAAAIFNDATKVKFTPLSAKDRFTALQSGDIDVLSRNTTWTMSRDTQLGLNFAGVNYYDGQGFMIRKDKKVNSALELSGASVCTQTGTTTEQNLADFFRANNMTYEVIAFATNDEVVKAYDAGRCDALTTDRSGLAGERLKLTNPDDHIVLPEIISKEPLGPVVAHGDDQWFDLVKWTLFAQINAEELGITSKNVDEQLKSANPEVKRLLGTEGNFGEMLGLSKDWVVQIVKLVGNYGEVYDRNVGPNTPLKLERGTNALWSKGGLQYAPPVR, from the coding sequence ATGAAACGCCTCCTCTCCACACTGGCTCTCGCCGGTGCCTTCGGCCTCGTCGCCGCCGGCGCGCAGGCCGCGAAGCTGGATCAGATCAAGTCCAAGGGCTTTGTCACCTGCGGCGTGAGCCAGGGCCTGCCGGGCTTCTCCACGCCCGATGACAAGGGCAACTGGACCGGCATGGACGTGGATCTGTGCCGCGCCGTCGCCGCGGCGATCTTCAACGACGCCACCAAGGTCAAGTTCACCCCGCTCTCGGCCAAGGACCGCTTCACTGCGCTGCAGTCCGGCGACATCGACGTGCTGTCGCGCAACACCACCTGGACCATGTCGCGCGATACCCAGCTCGGCCTGAACTTCGCCGGCGTGAACTATTATGACGGCCAGGGCTTCATGATCCGCAAGGACAAGAAGGTGAACTCGGCCCTCGAGCTCTCCGGCGCCTCGGTCTGCACCCAGACCGGCACCACCACCGAGCAGAACCTTGCCGACTTCTTCCGCGCCAACAACATGACCTATGAAGTCATCGCCTTCGCCACCAATGACGAGGTGGTCAAGGCCTATGATGCCGGCCGCTGCGACGCGCTCACCACCGATCGCTCGGGCCTGGCCGGCGAGCGCCTCAAGCTGACCAACCCGGACGACCACATCGTGCTGCCGGAGATCATCTCCAAGGAGCCGCTCGGCCCGGTGGTCGCCCATGGTGACGACCAGTGGTTCGACCTGGTGAAGTGGACGCTGTTCGCCCAGATCAATGCCGAAGAGCTCGGCATTACCTCGAAGAACGTCGACGAGCAGCTGAAGTCGGCCAACCCCGAAGTAAAGCGCCTGCTCGGCACCGAAGGCAATTTCGGCGAAATGCTCGGTCTCTCCAAGGACTGGGTGGTGCAGATCGTGAAGCTCGTCGGCAATTATGGCGAGGTCTATGATCGCAATGTCGGGCCCAACACCCCGCTGAAGCTCGAGCGCGGCACCAATGCGCTGTGGAGCAAGGGCGGCCTGCAATACGCCCCGCCGGTTCGCTGA
- a CDS encoding PLP-dependent transferase translates to MAGHSGNDNKNKSGGHNGPPLATATEIVVAGRDPARFDGFVNVPVVRGSTVLSPTVADMEGHTGRYSYGRRGSPTLEGLETALTKLEGGAGVVLTPSGLSAVRLSSGNSASAGSPYGSRRHVSLSALPLPGQALDATVGDGVNACGAPRADGRRDGRAFGERQQEQEWRP, encoded by the coding sequence ATGGCAGGGCATTCGGGGAACGACAACAAGAACAAGAGTGGCGGCCATAACGGACCACCGCTCGCAACGGCGACCGAGATCGTCGTCGCCGGCCGCGATCCCGCGCGTTTTGACGGCTTCGTGAATGTCCCGGTGGTGCGGGGCTCAACCGTCCTCTCCCCCACCGTCGCGGACATGGAAGGCCATACCGGCCGCTATAGCTATGGAAGGCGCGGCAGCCCGACACTGGAGGGCCTTGAGACGGCCCTGACCAAGCTGGAAGGCGGAGCCGGCGTGGTGTTGACCCCCTCCGGGCTGTCGGCGGTGCGCCTTTCGTCTGGGAACAGCGCGTCCGCCGGCTCTCCCTATGGTAGCCGACGCCACGTCAGTCTGAGCGCCCTACCACTGCCCGGTCAAGCGCTTGACGCTACTGTCGGCGATGGCGTCAATGCCTGCGGGGCGCCGCGAGCAGATGGCAGACGAGATGGCAGGGCATTCGGGGAACGACAACAAGAACAAGAGTGGCGGCCATAA
- the metC gene encoding cystathionine beta-lyase, whose product MAGHSGNDNKNKSGGHNGPPLATATEIVVAGRDPARFDGFVNVPVVRGSTVLSPTVADMEGHTGRYSYGRRGSPTLEGLETALTKLEGGAGVVLTPSGLSAVGLALLALLDAGDHLLMVDTVYQPSRRICTAQLRRLGIATTFYDPLVGADIAGLFRENTRAVFMESPGSQSFEMQDVPAIVAAARARGVTTLMDNTWATPYFFRPHDFGVDVSIQAGTKYLGGHSDLNLGTISANAALWPRIKGAYSDLGITVAPEDAFLAARGLRTMAVRLERHQESALKVARWLAARPEVLSVLHPALPEHPGHAIWQRDFKGSSGLFSIILKPAPKSAVDAFLDSLGLFGLGYSWGGFESLAIPFDCSTYRTATQWAAGGPAVRFHIGLEDPADLIADLERGLAKLA is encoded by the coding sequence ATGGCAGGGCATTCGGGGAACGACAACAAGAACAAGAGTGGCGGCCATAACGGACCACCGCTCGCAACGGCGACCGAGATCGTCGTCGCCGGCCGCGATCCCGCGCGTTTTGACGGCTTCGTGAATGTCCCGGTGGTGCGGGGCTCAACCGTCCTCTCCCCCACCGTCGCGGACATGGAAGGCCATACCGGCCGCTATAGCTATGGAAGGCGCGGCAGCCCGACACTGGAGGGCCTTGAGACGGCCCTGACCAAGCTGGAAGGCGGAGCCGGCGTGGTGTTGACCCCCTCCGGGCTGTCGGCGGTCGGCCTGGCGCTGCTCGCGTTGCTCGATGCCGGCGATCACCTGCTGATGGTCGACACTGTCTATCAGCCGAGCCGGCGCATCTGCACTGCGCAGCTGCGGCGCCTCGGAATCGCCACCACCTTCTACGATCCGCTGGTCGGCGCCGACATCGCCGGGCTGTTCCGCGAGAACACCAGGGCGGTGTTCATGGAATCACCGGGCTCGCAATCCTTCGAGATGCAGGATGTGCCGGCCATCGTCGCGGCGGCACGCGCGCGCGGCGTCACCACACTGATGGATAATACCTGGGCGACGCCCTATTTCTTCCGCCCGCACGATTTTGGCGTCGATGTCTCGATCCAGGCCGGCACCAAATATCTCGGCGGCCATTCCGACCTCAATCTCGGCACCATCTCGGCCAATGCCGCGCTATGGCCACGCATTAAGGGTGCCTATAGCGATCTCGGCATCACCGTGGCGCCGGAAGACGCCTTCCTCGCCGCGCGCGGGCTGCGCACCATGGCGGTGCGGCTGGAGCGGCACCAGGAATCGGCGCTGAAAGTGGCACGCTGGCTTGCCGCGCGCCCGGAAGTACTCAGCGTGCTGCACCCGGCGCTGCCGGAGCATCCCGGCCACGCCATCTGGCAGCGCGACTTCAAGGGCTCGTCCGGCCTGTTCAGCATCATCCTCAAGCCAGCGCCGAAAAGCGCGGTCGACGCCTTCCTCGACAGCCTGGGGCTGTTCGGCCTCGGCTATAGCTGGGGCGGCTTCGAGAGCCTTGCCATCCCGTTCGACTGCTCGACCTACCGCACCGCGACGCAATGGGCGGCGGGTGGGCCGGCGGTGCGCTTCCATATCGGGCTGGAGGATCCGGCAGACCTCATCGCCGATCTGGAGCGCGGGCTCGCGAAGCTGGCTTAG
- a CDS encoding lipid-A-disaccharide synthase N-terminal domain-containing protein: MLVDIAHAVGDYLHDVFVIQIDGWIILGFVAQLLFTGRFVVQWLASEKAGRSVVPFAFWSFSIGGGALLLIYALYRKDPVFIAGQLLSLVIYLRNVQFVLRERRRDNAEAAQQQA, translated from the coding sequence ATGCTGGTTGATATCGCCCACGCCGTTGGCGACTATCTGCACGATGTGTTCGTGATCCAGATCGATGGCTGGATCATTCTTGGCTTCGTCGCCCAATTGCTGTTCACCGGCCGCTTCGTGGTGCAGTGGCTGGCGAGCGAGAAGGCCGGCCGCAGCGTGGTGCCCTTCGCCTTCTGGAGCTTCTCCATCGGCGGCGGCGCGCTGCTGCTGATCTATGCGCTGTACCGCAAGGACCCGGTGTTCATCGCCGGGCAGCTGCTGAGCCTCGTCATCTATCTGCGCAACGTCCAGTTCGTGCTGCGCGAGCGCCGCCGCGACAACGCCGAGGCGGCACAGCAACAGGCGTGA
- a CDS encoding glycosyltransferase family 2 protein — protein sequence MSDQLLDTAATAPARVTLLASLVIPARNEAGNMAPLIADIERMAKGFGALEVIVVSDGSTDGTDAELARLMATRPWLRGLRHDRSCGQSAAIRTGARAAGSGVIVTLDGDGQNDPAFIPALVRALIDGGPAVGLAQGQRVGRKDTVSKRYQSKIANAVRRAVLRDDTRDTGCGLKAIRRELYLALPYFDALHRFMPALVRREGYEVRLVDVLDRPRFTGQSNYGIWDRMWVGMLDLAGVWWLIRRRRPSPVVTEVPGHAG from the coding sequence ATGTCCGACCAACTGCTTGATACTGCCGCAACCGCACCGGCCAGAGTGACGCTGCTGGCGAGCCTGGTGATCCCGGCCCGCAACGAGGCTGGCAACATGGCGCCGCTGATCGCCGATATCGAGCGCATGGCCAAAGGCTTCGGTGCGCTGGAGGTGATCGTGGTGAGCGACGGCTCGACCGACGGCACCGATGCCGAGCTCGCCCGGCTGATGGCGACGCGCCCATGGCTCCGGGGGCTGCGTCATGATCGCTCCTGCGGCCAGTCCGCGGCGATTCGCACTGGTGCCCGAGCGGCCGGCAGTGGCGTCATCGTCACGTTGGACGGCGACGGCCAGAACGATCCCGCCTTCATCCCCGCCCTGGTACGCGCTTTGATCGATGGCGGGCCGGCGGTCGGGCTGGCGCAGGGCCAGCGGGTCGGGCGCAAGGACACCGTCTCAAAGCGTTACCAGTCGAAGATCGCCAATGCGGTGCGCCGCGCCGTGCTGCGCGACGACACCCGCGACACCGGTTGCGGGCTGAAGGCGATCCGCCGCGAGCTCTATCTCGCTCTGCCCTATTTCGATGCGCTGCACCGGTTCATGCCTGCCTTGGTGCGGCGCGAAGGCTATGAGGTACGGCTCGTGGACGTGCTCGACCGCCCGCGGTTCACCGGCCAGTCCAATTACGGCATCTGGGACCGCATGTGGGTCGGCATGCTCGATCTCGCCGGGGTTTGGTGGCTGATCCGCCGCCGCCGGCCATCCCCCGTCGTCACCGAGGTGCCAGGCCATGCTGGTTGA
- a CDS encoding glycosyltransferase family 39 protein, protein MVHTEDGLKTTRPLRVDEYGRRIVHWIAGLFDWATRSNGRAVAFLLALCAVSLLPGFFFIPVVDRDEARFVQASRQMVESGDLVDIRLGDVPRYKKPIGIYWMQSAIVGAAQALGVPDATRTIWLYRIPSLIGAVLAVLLTFWAALPFVGRRGAVFAAILLATCAAVAVEARLAKTDAMLLATMVATMGALARAYLAPPERSGKVDIRLAAIFWVAMAIGILVKGPLTPMFAGVTIITLAVIERSMRFVRPLAPVTGLVLCLVAVSPWFALILLRAGDSFIAQSVGGDMMSKLAGGQEGHGAPPGTYLLAFWGSFWPAAPLAALAAPLVWRARRLKPVRFLLAWVVPNWLIFELIPTKLPHYVMPTFPAIAILVAMVVERGGMALGNMRYARALWMWPIFGAAIAVGALVGLAVLDGSTSILAWPLLVVGFFALVVAVVFVGEYGVEKSSLLAVAGMLVSGFGVMQLIVPDMKSVWISPRLEELAAKERCATPGVPAQIASAGFNEVSLMFVMPGKVTFTNATGAAEFLAEGGCRVVFVERRMEDAFARRAEELGLRLERGESVFGMNFNNGRKLDISLYRGSRP, encoded by the coding sequence ATGGTGCATACTGAAGACGGCCTGAAGACGACCCGCCCGCTGCGGGTCGACGAATATGGCCGGCGCATCGTGCACTGGATCGCCGGCCTGTTCGACTGGGCCACCCGTTCGAACGGCCGGGCGGTGGCCTTCCTGCTGGCGCTCTGCGCGGTGTCGCTGCTGCCGGGCTTCTTCTTCATTCCCGTCGTCGACCGCGACGAGGCCCGCTTCGTCCAGGCCTCGCGGCAGATGGTGGAGAGCGGCGATCTCGTCGATATCCGGCTCGGCGACGTGCCGCGCTACAAAAAGCCGATCGGCATCTACTGGATGCAGTCGGCGATCGTCGGCGCCGCGCAGGCGCTCGGCGTGCCCGACGCCACCCGCACCATCTGGCTCTACCGCATCCCCTCGCTCATCGGCGCCGTGCTCGCGGTGCTGCTCACCTTCTGGGCAGCCTTGCCTTTTGTCGGAAGGCGCGGCGCGGTGTTCGCCGCCATCCTGCTCGCTACCTGCGCCGCGGTGGCGGTGGAGGCGCGGCTCGCCAAGACCGACGCGATGCTGCTCGCCACCATGGTCGCGACCATGGGCGCGCTGGCCCGCGCCTATCTCGCCCCGCCGGAGCGGTCCGGCAAGGTCGATATCCGCCTCGCCGCCATCTTCTGGGTGGCGATGGCCATCGGCATATTGGTGAAGGGGCCGCTGACGCCGATGTTCGCCGGCGTCACCATCATCACCCTTGCCGTCATCGAGCGCTCGATGCGTTTCGTGCGCCCGCTGGCGCCGGTGACCGGGCTGGTGCTGTGCCTCGTCGCCGTCTCCCCCTGGTTCGCGCTGATCCTGCTGCGCGCCGGCGACAGCTTCATCGCGCAATCGGTCGGCGGCGACATGATGAGCAAGCTGGCGGGCGGCCAGGAGGGCCACGGCGCTCCGCCCGGCACCTATCTGCTCGCCTTCTGGGGCTCGTTCTGGCCGGCGGCGCCGCTGGCTGCGCTCGCCGCGCCGCTGGTCTGGCGTGCCCGCCGGCTGAAGCCGGTGCGCTTCCTGCTGGCCTGGGTGGTGCCGAACTGGCTGATCTTCGAACTGATCCCCACCAAGCTGCCGCATTACGTGATGCCGACCTTCCCGGCCATCGCCATCCTTGTCGCCATGGTGGTGGAGCGCGGGGGCATGGCATTGGGCAATATGCGCTATGCCCGCGCGCTGTGGATGTGGCCGATCTTCGGCGCGGCGATCGCGGTGGGTGCGCTGGTCGGGCTTGCCGTGCTCGACGGCTCGACCTCGATCCTCGCCTGGCCCCTGCTGGTGGTCGGCTTCTTCGCCCTCGTCGTCGCCGTGGTGTTCGTCGGTGAGTACGGCGTGGAGAAATCCTCGCTGCTGGCCGTCGCCGGCATGCTGGTCTCCGGCTTCGGCGTGATGCAACTCATCGTGCCGGACATGAAGAGCGTGTGGATCTCGCCGCGCCTCGAGGAACTTGCTGCCAAGGAGCGCTGTGCGACGCCGGGCGTACCGGCGCAGATCGCCTCTGCCGGCTTCAACGAAGTGAGCCTGATGTTCGTGATGCCGGGGAAGGTGACCTTCACCAATGCCACCGGCGCCGCCGAATTCCTCGCCGAAGGCGGCTGCCGTGTCGTCTTCGTCGAGCGCCGCATGGAAGATGCGTTCGCGCGCCGCGCCGAGGAGTTGGGCCTGCGCCTTGAGCGCGGCGAGTCGGTGTTCGGCATGAATTTCAACAATGGCCGCAAGCTCGACATCTCGCTCTATCGCGGCAGCCGTCCGTAG
- a CDS encoding SDR family oxidoreductase codes for MTQGIKDKVIVITGASSGLGEAAARRLAAEGAKLILGARRLDRLQALAGELSLGEGAFVRTDVTRAEEVRHLVDHAVRTHGRVDVIINNAGLMPHSPLERGKVEDWDRMIDVNIKGVLYGIAAVLPYMSAQKSGHIINVSSVAGHKVRAGSAVYAATKAAVRMLSEGLRQEVKPYNIRTTIISPGAVESELPQSITEADVAKGVQDFYEANAIPADSFARAVAFAISQPAEVDINEILFRPTQQEF; via the coding sequence ATGACACAGGGCATCAAGGACAAGGTGATCGTCATCACCGGCGCCAGCAGCGGCCTTGGCGAAGCGGCGGCGCGCCGCCTTGCCGCAGAGGGTGCGAAACTCATCCTCGGCGCCCGCCGCCTCGATCGACTCCAGGCCCTCGCCGGCGAGCTGTCGCTCGGCGAGGGTGCTTTCGTGCGCACCGACGTGACCAGGGCCGAGGAGGTCAGGCATCTGGTTGACCATGCGGTGCGGACCCATGGGCGCGTCGATGTCATCATCAACAATGCCGGCCTCATGCCGCATTCGCCGCTGGAGCGCGGCAAGGTGGAGGACTGGGACCGCATGATCGATGTGAACATCAAGGGCGTGCTCTACGGCATCGCCGCAGTCCTGCCCTACATGAGCGCGCAGAAGAGCGGGCACATCATCAATGTGTCCTCGGTGGCGGGTCACAAGGTGCGCGCCGGCAGCGCGGTCTATGCCGCGACCAAGGCGGCGGTGCGGATGCTTTCGGAAGGGCTGCGCCAGGAAGTGAAGCCGTACAACATCCGGACCACGATCATTTCGCCGGGCGCCGTGGAATCCGAACTGCCGCAGAGCATCACCGAGGCGGACGTCGCCAAGGGGGTTCAGGACTTCTACGAGGCCAACGCCATCCCTGCCGACAGCTTCGCGCGCGCCGTCGCCTTTGCCATCAGCCAGCCCGCGGAGGTGGACATCAACGAGATCCTGTTCCGGCCGACGCAACAGGAATTCTAA